Proteins encoded together in one Astyanax mexicanus isolate ESR-SI-001 chromosome 10, AstMex3_surface, whole genome shotgun sequence window:
- the LOC103033266 gene encoding catechol O-methyltransferase, with translation MVSLLLISLPLLPVVFVATTLCHSRLLAICHRVCTRLQKLFHGKVCVKNTHAYVFSNCTHGQAASVLETFNLYARTHASVSIGPEKGEFLDEIVRREAPLRVLELGMHCGYTSVRILRLLPPSGKLLTVELDPITAEKGEEIILVSGFKTPQFQVQTCSSAEAIASLPSQLGESCLDLVMMDHDPEQYLPDLLALQRGKLLSARCVLLLNRTQEPGAQALLKYVSARPQQYNIEQQFLDMVEIHCCVTIHPQGEKS, from the exons ATGGTGTCACTGCTGCTGATCTCACTCCCTCTGCTCCCTGTGGTCTTCGTGGCTACCACACTTTGCCACTCACGACTGCTGGCTATTTGTCATCGTGTGTGCACAAGGTTGCAGAAGCTCTTTCATGGGAAGGTGTGTGTGAAGAACACACATGCATATGTCTTTTCTAATTGCACCCACGGTCAGGCTGCCAGTGTGCTGGAGACATTCAACCTGTACGCAAGAACTCATGCATCAGTCAGCATCGGACCTGAAAAAG GCGAGTTTTTGGATGAGATAGTGAGGCGTGAGGCTCCTCTAAGGGTTCTGGAGTTGGGAATGCACTGCGGCTACACCTCAGTCAGGATCTTGCGTCTACTACCCCCCTCTGGTAAACTGCTGACTGTGGAACTGGACCCCATCACTGCTGAGAAAGGAGAGGAGATCATCCTGGTTTCAGGGTTCAAAACTCCACAG TTCCAGGTCCAGACCTGCTCTTCAGCTGAAGCCATCGCCAGCTTACCGTCTCAACTAGGTGAGAGCTGCTTAGACCTGGTTATGATGGACCATGACCCTGAGCAGTATCTGCCAGACCTGCTGGCCCTGCAGAGAGGGAAGCTCCTGTCTGCTCGCTGCGTTCTCCTGCTCAACAGGACTCAGGAACCTGGAGCTCAGGCCTTACTGAAGTATGTCAGTGCTAGGCCTCAGCAGTACAACATAGAGCAGCAGTTTCTAGACATGGTAGAGATCCACTGCTGTGTGACCATACATCCCCAGGGGGAAAAGAGCTAA